One window of Serinus canaria isolate serCan28SL12 chromosome 3, serCan2020, whole genome shotgun sequence genomic DNA carries:
- the LOC108962556 gene encoding uncharacterized protein LOC108962556, whose amino-acid sequence MSGGLAQLKKENHPKPSLCCPHLWLSPIFHPAPLAETPGITNLQVNPGTVEFWRRQSTTLATVAPKSWLIPPKNWEMDAPLSPALPTNIPGAPPSTAQASGKCSSWEEITPRASYGKEEHEDWEYFLLWWENTQPAPFPPFPPNIATKQEKVLAVISISLENARWPAQLPDPALQKIPEWLQASGSARINIKNLIFLPKRKGWKLLRLGIPSGMEYLLQDADPKRIMSHHCLHHLWGSAAPTLGNAALQGIPGDSWDPTGSGCFAGHAGTCPPAERTNKLLSHSKTMKAKPQSPKAPLSHSPAAATAPQPSQNSPPPAAADPCSKGPLQRRWEAFPSRESLSERGQDGWRS is encoded by the coding sequence ATGAGCGGTGGCCTGGCTCAgctgaagaaggaaaaccaccccaaaccatccctTTGTTGTCCTCATCTGTGGCTTTCACCCATTTTCCATCCAGCTCCCTTGGCTGAGACTCCAGGGATTACAAACCTCCAAGTGAACCCAGGAACTGTGGAATTTTGGAGGCGTCAGAGCACCACACTGGCTACAGTGGCACCAAAATCTTGGCtaatccccccaaaaaactgGGAGATGGATGCTCCTCTTTCTCCAGCGCTTCCCACCAAcatccctggagctcctcccagcacagcacaagcCAGTGGGAAATGCTCTTCCTGGGAAGAAATCACACCACGAGCATCCTATGGGAAGGAGGAACATGAGGATTGGGAGTATTTTCTGCTGTGGTGGGAAAACACTCAGCCTGCTCCCTTTCCACCTTTCCCCCCCAATATTgcaacaaaacaggaaaaagtgCTGGCAGTCATTAGCATCTCCCTGGAAAATGCCAGGTGGCCAGCCCAGCTTCCAGATCCAGCTCTCCAGAAAATCCCAGAGTGGCTGCAagcttcaggcagtgccagaaTCAACatcaaaaatctcattttccttccaaaaagaAAGGGGTGGAAACTGCTCCGGCTGGGTATTCCCAGTGGGATGGAATAtctgctgcaggatgcagaTCCCAAAAGAATCATGTCACACCACTGCCTGCATCACCTGTGGGGTTCAGCCGCACCCACCTTGGGCAACGCCGCTCTCCAAGGGATCCCTGGGGATAGCTGGGATCCCACGGGATCCGGCTGCTTTGCCGGGCATGCCGGCACCTGCCCTCCCGCAGAGCGAACAAACAAGTTGCTAAGTCACAGCAAAACCatgaaagcaaaaccacagagcCCCAAAGCGCCTCTGAGTCACTCCCCGGCCGCCGCCACGGCCCCACAGCCCTCCCAAAATTCGCcgccacctgcagctgctgatccGTGCTCCAAAGGGCCGCTCCAGAGGCGCTGGGAAGCGTTTCCCAGCCGGGAAAGCCTCTCTGAGCGCGGACAGGATGGATGGAGGAGCTGA